The Arachis duranensis cultivar V14167 chromosome 9, aradu.V14167.gnm2.J7QH, whole genome shotgun sequence genomic sequence TATTGCATGCCACAATTTCATTAAATCTTATTTGAAGTTAAGACatcagaaaaataatatttacacaCCGCCTTGTAATATACTTTAATGTACGTCtaacctttttcttcttctttggtgGAAAAAGTAcccatatttttaatttttatatttattatattcacttttatatattaaaaaaaatatagtataaGAGTGTGCATACAACCCATCtcttaaaaagaatttttatatgttattattttccCTGCTCTATTATTATGAAATCGTTATCATTATTGACTTCTTCTCGATAACCATTCCCCCCTCCCCTCTTAACTAATGCAGTATCTAGATGAGAACAAGTCCTTGATTCTGAAGATTGTTGAAAGCCAGAATTCTGGGAAGCTGAGCGAATGCGCCGAGTAAGAATTACTCTCTTTGAATACTTTCATTGGGTTTCTCACGTCTTATAtagaaaagtatttttttagcataataaaaaactttacaaatttatttttctgtcaaCTATTCGAGTTTTACGGATAagcgtaattaaatatttaaatatgacAATATTGTCCTGTTAACAACACATAAATAATTCTTTTCACGTATTATTAAAAAAGCTATCTCAAAATGAATacatttagttaattaatttatattatcaatACACTCAAGTTAAATTCTAATCTTATTGTTAGGTATTTATTAAACATATAGTagacatatttttaaataagtttctcATGTTCCtttgtgaataatatatataaacacaaatttaaataatatcattGTTCTCTATACTCTTCTGTAATAATTCCATATAAAGATGTACTTATctttattaaaaagttaaaatataggattttttttttaccggtATATAATATGCCAGTAGCACATGAAAATATTCAGACACAATATAATGGTGAATGTCCTTATTGCCAACCAGACATGTAAGTAATATTGAAGCATTTACTCAGCGGTGGAGTAAAAAGTAATTTAAAGTTATTGTACCACCTATTTCAGTATTTTGTCATCATATGAACTTTATTGTATGACATGATGAGTGAGAAATAATAACACTGTGGTTGATTTATTATTGTCCTGATGAAAGCATAGATAATAGAAACCTACAAATATTTGTGCATCAATCTTGATAATAAATTTTCGATTTCTGTTTTAGCATCTAGATCCACTGTTTCACCTGCAGGCCAATAAGTTTGTTTACTGTATGGTAATAAGCTTTTTAAACCAACTTTTACTTGTACAGTATTTAAGTCATTTATCTGCTGAAATAactgttaaaaatttaaatttatattaaaaatatataatttattaatcatCAATGACAAATTCTTAattctaattcaaattatttttaatttgtcagATTATAAAATACTGTaactcaaaaatataaaaatgtgtaaataatatataatattagaataaacctctaaaaagtttttttatttatataaaataaaaaaatttaaaattatcagaATTTCCTAAATCAGTATTTACTtcataaatatcttttttaattattatataaatcgtCCCTGACTTTATGGTTTAGATTAATTAGTAAAATATTGCATGTTGAGACAATTTATACTTAAATTtggtaatttaaaaatatataaatcgtCCTAACTATTGTGTTTTCGTAAATGACTATAAatcatttcaaaataaaaagagtaatGTGTAAAAGTTAAAAACATAGAACGTTGAGACAATGTATACCTTACTCAACAACATGAGACTATTTAAAGTAAAATGTGGATAagtgataataataaataaaataataaattagcaaACTTTTAAAATGTACCTAGTGAgtactaaaataataaagtatagcataatttaaaataacaaaagaagttAGTATCtatcattttaaattagtttttaatttaaattatatctctTAAAATTTCCACTTCACATTTATTTTAGTATACATTACACTCGTTTATTTATAGACTTATTATCTATCTTCATAAATTGTCCTTAAAGTCTTCAGATTTGTAACATACACATAAATTATCTCAAGGCCTTGATAAGGCATAAATCGTTCTAAGTTGTTGAGGATTAGAGCAAGGCATAAAACACCTCAGAGTTTGATGTTTCTAACTTTTACATGTTACTCTCTCTATTCTAAGACGATTTATAGTCATTTACGAAAACACAATATTCTAAAATGATTTACATGCTTTTGGATTACTAAGTTTAAGCATAAATTGTCCCGCAATATTTAACTAGTTAACCTAAATCACAAAATTTGGGACGATttatgtaataataaaaaagaatatttacgTACGTAGTAGAAACTGATTTaggatattttaataattttgaatctttttattttatataagtaAAAAATTTCTTCTAAAATTATATTACAAAGTTTATATtgctaacaaaattaattttaaaagatattaatgataaataaattctcaaaatattaaaacgtaacaaaaataattttaatattttgttttcaaacatgatgaaaattatacttttattcttataacttggtaattttaatttacatgAATTGGTATTGCAAATgaccaattttaaaaaaaaaaaagaatagagaAAAGTCTAGTGATGAAACTTTTCTCTagttttttgcattttttttttgtaaaatgcTTATCCAAATTTTTTCACAATAATTTGGATCAAATGTACtatttgtcaaatataaaatttatttgttatttataaaagatattattttaatttttgttatgattttaaatttgttagaatttatttattatttgtattttttaaaattatttttattaataacataaattattagatattattttaatagtttatcGTATTATTGCCAtatgattatttattatttattattacatTAAAGCGTGTGACAGGTTTTTCCTACCATTGATCGATGCTTTTATTAAATTACCATGAGCTAAGTAGTTACCTCAAAGTCATTTTGTCTAATCAGATATTTAAATCAACTTTGGAGTTTCCATCCAAGGTTTTGCAGTTTTTCTATATAAAGTAATATACCTAAAAAGGAACGAATCATCTcgattgttaaaaaaattgaaagtgtaaagtgtgatttttaattttttattattttttttatatttattttttatctcacttataaaattaatggtaaaaaaatacactttactctctcaattattaaaaaacattgAGAAGATTCATTTCCTACCTAAAACACcgcaattttttaattattatttttttcctaagaaaaaaaagttgaaaagcATGATGACTTGGTGgaaaatttgtttctttttttaaatatatagctACTATAATTTACTTGTTAAACACAATGACAACCCTCTTTTTGGCAATGCAtaatgaattttgttttatatatatatatatatcaaattagCTGACTCATTTTTTTCATCACTATTGAGTAGAACACACCATTTAGAATTAACTAAGTTCTATATCTTAACGAAGAATGAAATAAAAAGAGCAATTCTTTAAAATGTATGggaaaaaagaagatagaaatgGCAGAGGATATCTTCTaagaaatatcaaaattttagatcttgtaaccaaaaaaaaaaagaaagcttgtttGGCCAGAGATAGAAAACATGAAGCATTATTGCATATTTGCATGCAATAATGATGTTTCCCTAACACATACATATTGAGGTCTCCTAGTTGTGTAGTAATGTCAGATGCTGGTTCCTTTTCTGTTCCTCATTCCTGTGGTACTATACAATAAAAAGTTTATCATCATATTgacattttttttcaattttcaggAATCAATCTAGGCTTCAGAGAAATCTTATGTACCTAGCTGCAATTGCTGATTCTCAACCCCAACAACCTCCTGCCATGCCGGCTCATCAGGTACATCcccctttttctttattaatttttttttttagttttcctgGTTGTTGATCAATTTAGTAACTTTAATTGCACTTTTTGGAAGGGTTATTAATTTCATTTTACCCTTTTATCTTCTAATTTTTAAGAATAGGTTATTAATCGATCCGCTTAAACTTGTTAAATGTGCAGATTGAAATGTGGTTATAGAgttatttttttcagaaaaaaatttatcaatatatcagaaaaaaaatcacatataaatatattttagtaaaaaatactATTGAAATTTAAACCCATCAAATAGTTAAAACTAATTACAATTAAAACCATTagattatattagattttttaagtttttaaataCCTATCTCGTATATAAGGAGAAATTTAGGcatcataaaaaatatcctTCAAAATTTTAGGGGTCCAAGGCCAATACTTTTCTCCCTCTTTTAATATGCCCCTGACTGTAATAAATAATTATGCtaattttttacttattatCTTGTTGTATATGTTcaattaggtttaattatttgttgttttttataattttattaaatttattattaagtttttatatttatcttttttaattgaattttataattaggtcattgacaatataaaataaattaaaaatttttataattaaaaatttcattagatctttaactatatattttttataaggaatattttgttaattttaatatttttaatacaaatttaattataaaattaaaaacagtctggagatttaattaaaaaaaatataaaaacttaattttaaatttggtacaactataaaaactaacaaaataattaaactattctaTAATTAGAATCAATTCTACAAAAACAAAACACATGCTAATTAACCATGTTGGATCAAACTGTTGCAGTACCCCTCTAGCGGGATTATGCAGCAGGGATCACACTACATGCAagctcaacaacaacaacaacaacaattaatgGCTGCAAGATCCTCACTCTTGTATGCACAACAACCTTTCTCACtgcttcaacaacaacaacaacttggTGTGACCTCTTCCTCAACTGCAAGTCCAGCTCTTCACATGTTGCAAAGCCCCGAAGCTTCCATGGCTTCCGGAGGGCTCCCGGATTTTGGACGTGGTTCGACTGGCGAAGGCTTGGTGGGCGGCGGTAGGGGACTCCTTGTTGGCATTGGGAGTTCTTCAGCTGAGGGGAATTCTGGTGATGATGGAAACTAATTAACGCTATAAATCAGTAATTAGCTTATTAATGTGGTAATTTCATTATTAATAAGTCGTGAAGCTTGTTGTTCAAGTAATTAGAATTCGGTATCTGCATAAACTAATGTAATGTGTGACAAATTATTATTGGTTGGGTAATTATATATATGGTGTGTTAGCACATTTTGGGTTGGGGAGAATTAGGCAATGAATTGAATGAATTGTTTTGCTTTATAAACAACAATTCATTGCCTTGAATGTTTATTTTTAGAGTAGTACTAATAATAGTAGCAATGTGcatgtttttcttcttgtgtaAATTAAGTGCCTGTTTAAATATCTTGTAATTTATTGTGTGTTTAGTGTTCAGTTTTAAATAGGAAAGTTCTCTGgtagatttttattataatttttgttggTAATTATTTTGGTAGAAATACGTACATTTTCTTTTATCATTTTGCACATATATccttcattttattattttattttttttataaatttttttatagagaTTGAGTtaagaataacaaaaaataaaaagttacatCATCAATTAAGAAGCAAAATCAGATTCTATGCATAACTAAAAGGAGTACTTTCTAGGTATGCTATATAAAGcttaattagtaattatttaaaattttgatcaaCATATATCTCTTTCTAACCATTTAAATCAAGTACTAGTATAATTGGgtctcaaaatgaattttcaaaaaaatgcatgagaatttgaaaatttttatttttattttttatttttttattattttttgaatgatttatttatttaatttttacatcaCACCAGGGTTCTGAAAACCAAACCCATCATCAAATCATTCTAGCTACTAATTTAATGGTTTATTAGCTCAATCGATTTGACTGTGGTTCAATCGAAAAAATCGTTTTATTctaacaattaattaacaacagcaatgtttataacaataaagtacatttatgatttatatctctatctttatgcatAAGAGTCTGATCtgaataataaattgataatgGAATGGTTAACAACAAATAGTATAATACACATGATTACTTAAAATATCTACCTACATAGAGTTATTTAAATGTTATTGGTATTGAAAACAATGTCATATTGCACAAACATTTGACTAGCTAGGCCTCGGGCATGTAGAAGATAACATAAAACTAAAGAAGCAATTCATCACCGAAGGCATAAAAAAATTGGTGAGCTTCTGATCTGGGAGGGAATACAGTGTGAATATGTGGTAATAGCATAAACTAATAGATTTGCCCAAGTGGCTTAAGTAATCAGGCAGTAACAATAGCAATTATTCatagattaataataattattcaacCCTCACAGATTATCTAACAATACTTATTCaacaattattgttattaaaaaaaataaaaaatacgtAGAAGCTAGAAGTATAGAACAGAACAGAATAGAGCAAAGCAGATCCAGGAGAAGTAGCGCTGACCAGTGGAACAGAGATGGCGTCGGCGACGGTGGAACAGAGTTCGCGACGGAGGTAGGAGGCGATCCCGGCGACTGTGCTTCACTGCAACCCACAACAAAGTTCAGCCAATAACAGCAGCGAAATTCAACCAATAACAACAGCAAAATTcaacaattaattaacaattattCAATCCATAACAACTTTACAGATTTTTTAacagtaattaattaattattcaacaATTAAGAAAAACCTAAAGCTAGAAGCATAAAAGTATAAAACAGAGGGAGAATCGGTGAACAAAACTGACCGGTGCAACCGAGCTGATGCTGGCGACGGTGGAACAGAGGTGCGCAACGGAGACATGAGGTGAGTCTGGCGACGCTGCATGATCGCAATTGTAATCTTCGAGGCTCCAACTTGCGACGGTGGTAGGAGCAGTCCAGCGGCTGGACGGAAGTGACAGAGACAGCTCGCCGACGGTGAGAGGAAGGACTAGTTCGAGGGTGAGGGAGGGAGAGGGAGTGCTGCGCCGTTGTGTCTTGTGTGGAGCAACGGTTAGCGGGTTACTTGAGTTAGGGTTGCTGGGTTAAATGGAAAAGCCAAATGGCGGCGTTTTGGTAAAATTTCATAAACCCGCCGGTTCACGGTTAGGTTTGACCGATCAGTCCCGGCCAGTTTGGTGGTCTGATTCGATTTTTAGAACATTGATAAATTATAAATGTACTTTGTTGTTATAAACCTTGCTGGTGTTAATTAATGGTTAGAATAAAACAGTTTTTTCGGTTGAACCACAATTAAACAGATtgaactaataaattattaaactagTAATTAAATCGGTTCGATTTTTAGAACCTTGGCTAAATGTAATCTATTAATCTTAGGTCAGATTTTGTTTGTGCTTTTTTTGACCCAACATATAATGGGTAAATTTCAATTGGAAGAAAAATCGACAATTCTTTGCcaaaggaaaatgaaaaattaacacTTCAATAGTATTTGGTTTAGTTTTTGGGATAAGTAGTATTCAGTCAAAttcttacaaaaaaaaaaaataagtattcagcaaaatttttttaaaaaagtagtacttagattaaacaaaaaaagattaacttaaaaaagtttagtcttttagaattatttttagagGAAGTATAAGGggctaataaaatatttgtacaatgtgtacaatggaggtttagagaTGTCCGAttcagtattagagatataaccattagtggTACCTTTTTCCATTAGCGTAAACTTTTAgaatgagtggtatcatgacatggtattagagctcTAGATTCGAAAAGTCAAGAGTTCAATCCTTGGTGAATCCCAAAATTAGTTTAAGCTTTTGAAATGAATAGTTTTATGACATGCAATGTTTATTATCTCTAgtactcggatggttattctggatatTATGAgtaatgtttattttataactCATATAacccattatacacattgtacaaatattttattgactCTCTAGCAAGAATcttatttttaatctatttttttcgcaaATTAATCTACTTTTTTTACAAATATTCCGGTGGCTCCCAATTCGATACAAAAATGTCTAGTCTAATGTGGATTTGACGCAGCCGAGGCCTTGGATTAATGGTAGCATCACCTACCTCATTGGGAGCTGCATCCAAGTTCGAATCCTCAATgaggaataaaaaaaaaaaagcaacaatGTGGAACGATTTGTAATACACGAAAATTTGAAATCTTCTGACCCCAAAAAAATTGCTTTGGAATCTCAATGCTATTATTACTGATTCCTTTCCAAGTGGTTATAAACTTAAAAAGCTGTACATACCTAACTACCTAAGCATGCTGCATGTTAAGTGCAAGTTTTGCAATAAAAGATACATACACCTCCACAATCCGTCTAGTAGATTGAACTCTAATAAATAGTGAAAATATGGGTTAGTACAAGATTGGAGCAATAGAGTTTATGGCATGCAGAAGTTAATGAAAGAATCTCTTGCGACATCTAACAGAACCAAGCTCCTCATACTCAGACTTAGTTACACACATTGCTTCAAAATCTGGACTTGACGCCAACAGAGATCCTCCACGCCAAACACCTAGTATGGGACTACAACACAAAAACGAGTTAGTTTATGGAAACTTCACTTCTCCCAACATCAATGAAACAAAACTAATTAGGGAACGGGTTTTACTCTTCTTGAGTAGTTATCTTCACATGATAGTCATCGGGAACTAGTGGTCGGAGCTCCTTCTCTCTACATCGTCGATTGTCGATAATTTAAACACGGGGAAGCAAAGTGCACAAAAATTATGTTATCATGGAACAAGGTATAGTGGATAAGACAAAGAACTTACAATCTCTCAGAAAACTGAGGAAACAGTGTGCTTCCGCCCGTTAAAATTATGCTGCCAAAAGGAAAATCGCATAGATAGATTGCAAGATGAAACAGAGAATCAACATGTAAATAACCAACCATAAACAGAACCATCAGAGTAAATGGTTTGAATTAAAAACCTTTCATAGAGTACAGGGTGGAGATGTGGATGGCACGAATTG encodes the following:
- the LOC107465789 gene encoding GRF1-interacting factor 1-like; translated protein: MQMQMQPMMPPYYPNNVTTDHIQQYLDENKSLILKIVESQNSGKLSECAENQSRLQRNLMYLAAIADSQPQQPPAMPAHQYPSSGIMQQGSHYMQAQQQQQQQLMAARSSLLYAQQPFSLLQQQQQLGVTSSSTASPALHMLQSPEASMASGGLPDFGRGSTGEGLVGGGRGLLVGIGSSSAEGNSGDDGN